In Sulfurimonas hongkongensis, a single genomic region encodes these proteins:
- a CDS encoding sensor histidine kinase has protein sequence MAIELTASEKKSLYGFLGLYLGSSILLIFFMAISFYGYESKSIEAIKKEKMYSLSSHISSKIITSYMNDEPLLVKEVDGFEISLYDENKNLILGKELKDAKFEEGFYTSAEFEYLVDLSPQMHHGVKYLITKSIKKDDERLNLIKNILLISFSSIFAIVVVGYFLTKMFLKPIQNERVKLDKFIKDSTHELNTPITAILMSVERLKKQNIDEKILQRVEISSKRVQKIYADLTYLLLEDNLNVIKSINLKEALLGELTLYEDLALKKSITIEKELEDVYISIDESSVQRLFSNLLSNAIKYNKNNGIIKISLTKDLFSITNTSENISKASQDKIFQRYYRHNKHEGGFGIGLDIVKRVSQMYNLEIELSSNESVTEIKLHLNASLIK, from the coding sequence TTGGCTATAGAGTTAACTGCAAGTGAGAAAAAGTCGCTTTATGGCTTTTTAGGGCTATACCTTGGCTCATCCATACTACTTATCTTTTTTATGGCTATAAGTTTTTATGGTTATGAATCAAAGAGCATCGAAGCTATAAAAAAAGAGAAAATGTACTCACTCTCTTCACATATCTCATCTAAAATCATCACTTCATATATGAATGATGAACCTCTCTTAGTTAAAGAAGTTGATGGTTTTGAGATATCACTTTATGATGAAAATAAAAATCTAATCCTAGGCAAAGAGTTAAAAGATGCGAAATTTGAAGAAGGTTTTTATACAAGTGCAGAGTTTGAATATTTAGTAGATCTAAGCCCACAGATGCATCATGGAGTAAAATATCTCATAACAAAAAGTATAAAAAAAGATGATGAACGCTTAAATCTTATAAAGAACATTCTCTTAATCTCTTTTTCTTCCATCTTTGCCATAGTCGTAGTTGGCTACTTTTTAACAAAAATGTTTTTAAAGCCCATACAAAATGAGAGAGTAAAGCTAGACAAGTTTATAAAAGATTCAACTCATGAACTAAACACTCCCATCACTGCCATCCTTATGAGTGTTGAGAGACTTAAAAAACAAAATATTGATGAGAAAATTCTCCAAAGAGTAGAGATAAGTTCAAAAAGAGTTCAGAAAATCTATGCGGATTTGACCTACTTGCTTTTAGAAGATAACCTCAATGTGATAAAGAGCATAAACCTAAAAGAAGCCCTACTTGGCGAACTTACTCTCTATGAAGATTTAGCACTTAAAAAGTCTATCACAATAGAAAAAGAGTTAGAAGATGTATATATCTCCATCGATGAGTCAAGTGTGCAAAGACTCTTTAGTAACCTACTCTCAAATGCCATCAAGTACAACAAAAATAACGGTATCATTAAAATTTCTTTAACAAAAGATCTCTTTAGCATAACAAACACAAGTGAGAACATAAGTAAAGCCTCTCAAGATAAAATATTTCAGAGATACTATAGACATAACAAACATGAGGGCGGTTTTGGGATAGGTTTAGACATAGTAAAAAGAGTCTCACAGATGTATAACCTTGAGATAGAACTAAGCTCAAATGAGTCCGTGACTGAGATAAAACTTCACCTAAACGCCTCTCTTATAAAATGA
- the tgt gene encoding tRNA guanosine(34) transglycosylase Tgt, with the protein MDFKIDATSKNARACTIKTAHSTIKTPVFMPVGTLGSIKALDMQDVLETLGADIILANTYHMYLRPGDKTVAKMGKLHGFTTFFKSFLTDSGGFQAFSLSDISKPKADGIEFRSHIDGSKHFFTPKKVIDIQNNLGSDIMMVLDDLVALPASQERIKLSIERTTEWARESIEYFRQKQESGIGVEQNIFAIIQGGTDKSFREKSAKELCELDFDGFAIGGLSVGELNNEMYDTVEHTTQFMPKEKPRYLMGVGTPEDLIENIDRGIDMFDCVMPTRNARNGTLFTSFGKLNIKGASFKEDKTPIDPECRCLTCQRYSRAYLNHLFRSREITYFRLATLHNLHYYLNLMREAREAILEDRYDEFKSEFYKKREA; encoded by the coding sequence ATGGATTTTAAAATAGATGCTACTTCAAAAAATGCCCGTGCTTGTACTATAAAAACAGCTCACTCAACCATCAAAACACCAGTTTTTATGCCAGTTGGAACGCTTGGAAGCATCAAGGCTCTTGATATGCAAGATGTGCTCGAGACTTTAGGTGCTGATATAATTTTAGCAAATACTTATCATATGTATCTTCGCCCTGGTGATAAGACAGTTGCAAAGATGGGCAAACTTCATGGTTTTACTACATTTTTTAAGAGTTTTTTAACAGATAGTGGAGGATTTCAAGCTTTCTCACTAAGCGATATCTCAAAACCAAAGGCTGATGGCATAGAGTTCCGTTCTCATATAGATGGCTCAAAACACTTCTTTACGCCAAAAAAAGTTATAGACATCCAAAACAATCTCGGCTCTGATATCATGATGGTTTTAGATGATCTTGTAGCACTCCCTGCTTCACAAGAGCGGATAAAACTTAGTATCGAGAGAACTACAGAGTGGGCAAGAGAGAGTATTGAGTATTTTAGACAAAAACAAGAGAGTGGCATCGGTGTAGAGCAAAATATCTTTGCCATTATCCAAGGTGGAACTGACAAGTCCTTTAGAGAAAAAAGTGCAAAAGAGCTATGCGAACTTGATTTTGATGGTTTTGCTATTGGCGGGCTCTCTGTAGGTGAACTCAACAATGAGATGTATGACACGGTTGAGCACACAACACAGTTTATGCCAAAAGAGAAGCCTCGATACCTGATGGGCGTTGGAACACCCGAAGATTTGATAGAAAATATAGACAGAGGCATCGATATGTTTGACTGCGTTATGCCTACAAGAAACGCAAGAAATGGAACTCTTTTTACATCCTTTGGAAAGCTAAATATCAAAGGTGCAAGTTTTAAAGAAGATAAAACGCCGATTGATCCTGAGTGCAGGTGCCTAACTTGTCAAAGATACTCAAGAGCTTACTTAAACCATCTCTTTCGCTCACGTGAGATAACATACTTTCGTCTTGCAACTCTGCATAACCTGCACTACTATCTAAACCTAATGAGAGAAGCTAGAGAGGCAATCTTAGAAGATAGATATGATGAATTTAAATCTGAATTTTATAAAAAAAGAGAGGCTTGA
- a CDS encoding class II aldolase and adducin N-terminal domain-containing protein: MNRQLLKEKLSTLALSMFRKDFFGIYHGSLSAKTESNRFLINTKEAVFDALDESALIELYFKKDYRWNQASMDAKIHFSIYSQISDAKFVSFTMPPFTTAYSLEHSHITPKDYFGFKELGSVEVVDPKQFEDWYERAQSEIAYYFQTKKTNIMVIRGYGVYSFNRDVHEMAKKLAILERSCRLLMLDGSQKDFNFD, encoded by the coding sequence ATGAACCGACAACTCTTAAAAGAGAAACTCTCAACTCTTGCACTCTCTATGTTTAGAAAAGACTTCTTTGGCATCTATCATGGATCTCTATCTGCAAAAACAGAGTCAAATAGGTTTCTTATAAATACAAAAGAAGCAGTTTTTGATGCTTTAGATGAGTCAGCTTTGATAGAGCTTTACTTTAAAAAAGATTACAGATGGAACCAAGCGAGTATGGATGCTAAAATACACTTTAGCATCTACTCGCAAATCTCTGATGCAAAGTTCGTCTCTTTTACAATGCCACCATTTACAACTGCCTACTCGCTAGAGCATAGTCATATAACTCCAAAAGACTACTTCGGTTTTAAGGAGTTAGGCTCTGTTGAGGTAGTAGATCCAAAGCAGTTTGAAGACTGGTATGAAAGAGCACAGAGTGAGATAGCCTACTACTTTCAAACAAAAAAAACAAATATAATGGTCATAAGAGGTTATGGAGTTTACTCATTTAATAGAGATGTGCATGAGATGGCAAAAAAACTAGCCATCCTAGAGAGAAGTTGTAGACTTCTTATGCTTGATGGTTCACAAAAAGATTTTAACTTTGACTAG
- the dnaJ gene encoding molecular chaperone DnaJ — MQDMSYYEILEVSKDADKTTIKKAYRRLAKEYHPDKNAGDKEAEQKFKLCNEAYQCLSDDKQRSIYDRYGKEGLQGMGGRGHSSGGFDDLGSMFEEMFSGFGGGRSRRQNPADMDKYPLDMNVDMYISFNEAIFGCEKEIEFTYKKACKPCKGTGAKDAKLSTCPQCKGQGQVYMKQGFMTFSQTCPLCQGTGSSVADACSSCKGRGYEEVQESVSIKIPKGIDEGNRLRVSGKGNISKKGMRGDLYVTFGVKPDKHFQRDGNDVYIAIPVFFTQAVTGETLTIPSLRGELELKLDVGTKDKQHFTFRGEGVEDVHGHGKGNLIAQVNISYPKKLNDEQKELLKKLQDSFGIESKPHESVLDSAIEKMKSWFK, encoded by the coding sequence ATGCAAGATATGAGTTATTATGAGATACTTGAAGTAAGTAAGGATGCCGATAAAACTACTATAAAAAAAGCTTACAGAAGACTCGCTAAAGAGTACCATCCTGATAAAAATGCAGGTGATAAAGAGGCTGAACAAAAGTTTAAACTATGCAATGAAGCATATCAGTGTTTAAGTGATGATAAACAAAGAAGTATTTATGACCGTTATGGTAAAGAGGGACTTCAAGGGATGGGTGGTAGAGGTCACTCATCTGGTGGTTTTGATGATTTAGGCTCGATGTTTGAAGAGATGTTTAGCGGTTTTGGAGGTGGACGAAGTCGTCGTCAAAACCCAGCAGATATGGATAAATATCCACTTGACATGAATGTTGATATGTACATCTCATTTAATGAAGCTATTTTTGGATGTGAAAAAGAGATAGAGTTTACTTATAAAAAAGCGTGTAAACCTTGTAAAGGAACTGGTGCAAAAGATGCAAAACTCTCAACTTGTCCTCAGTGTAAGGGTCAAGGTCAAGTATATATGAAACAGGGCTTTATGACTTTTTCTCAAACTTGTCCCCTTTGTCAAGGAACTGGAAGTTCTGTGGCTGATGCTTGTAGTAGCTGTAAGGGCAGGGGTTATGAGGAAGTTCAAGAGAGTGTTAGCATAAAGATACCAAAAGGTATAGATGAGGGTAATCGCCTAAGAGTCTCTGGCAAAGGAAATATCAGTAAAAAAGGTATGCGTGGTGATCTCTATGTTACTTTTGGAGTAAAGCCAGATAAACATTTTCAAAGAGATGGAAATGATGTCTACATCGCTATTCCTGTATTTTTCACTCAAGCTGTAACTGGAGAAACACTTACTATCCCATCCCTTAGAGGTGAGTTGGAGTTAAAGCTAGATGTTGGAACAAAAGACAAACAACACTTTACTTTTAGAGGAGAAGGTGTAGAAGATGTGCATGGTCACGGAAAAGGGAACTTGATAGCTCAAGTAAATATCTCTTATCCTAAAAAACTAAATGATGAACAAAAAGAGTTACTTAAGAAGCTTCAAGACTCTTTTGGCATAGAGTCTAAACCACATGAGAGCGTGCTTGATTCTGCTATAGAGAAGATGAAAAGCTGGTTTAAGTAA
- the mltA gene encoding murein transglycosylase A: MTILLLSLSLFFWGCSKKPHIKIKELPNTYLSESSFDELQGWESENHQEALNSFINNCKSEKTQEIYGLLCQRARVARDAKNFFESKFNVYMVMPEDANDKGLLTGYYEPTLRASLTKKEPYIYPIYEEPKDLISVELSSIYEDLKKYRLRGRLEGNRLVPYYPREESDKIDAEVICYSDSKLDIFFLEIQGSGRVELDDGENIYVGYANQNGHKYNSIGKYLIDQGEIKREDMSMQSIRAWLKKNPNRVDEVLNYNNSLVFFQKKPHSASGALGLVLEPMRSIAVDPNKIPLGSMLFLKSKIDDKDINRVVMAQDVGGAIKGTLRADMFFGSGEDARLSAGHLISPLSLWILLPKETK; this comes from the coding sequence ATGACTATTTTATTACTTAGCCTCTCCTTGTTTTTTTGGGGATGTTCTAAAAAACCACATATCAAAATTAAAGAGTTACCAAACACCTACTTAAGCGAGTCTAGCTTTGATGAGCTACAAGGGTGGGAGAGCGAAAACCATCAAGAAGCACTCAATAGCTTTATAAACAACTGCAAAAGCGAAAAAACACAAGAGATTTATGGCTTGCTTTGTCAAAGGGCAAGAGTGGCAAGAGATGCCAAGAATTTTTTTGAGTCTAAGTTTAATGTTTACATGGTTATGCCAGAAGATGCTAATGACAAAGGACTACTCACAGGTTACTATGAGCCTACTTTAAGAGCCTCACTTACAAAAAAAGAGCCATATATCTATCCTATATACGAAGAACCAAAAGACCTTATAAGTGTTGAACTCTCTAGTATTTATGAAGACTTAAAAAAGTATAGACTAAGAGGTCGTCTAGAGGGAAACAGGTTAGTTCCGTACTATCCCAGAGAAGAGAGTGACAAGATAGATGCAGAGGTCATTTGTTATAGTGATTCTAAGCTTGATATCTTTTTTTTAGAGATTCAAGGCTCAGGGCGAGTTGAGTTAGATGATGGCGAGAATATCTATGTCGGCTATGCAAATCAAAATGGTCATAAGTATAACTCTATAGGAAAATACCTTATAGACCAAGGTGAAATAAAGCGTGAAGATATGTCGATGCAAAGCATAAGAGCGTGGCTAAAGAAAAATCCAAACAGGGTTGATGAAGTCCTAAACTATAACAACTCACTTGTTTTTTTTCAAAAAAAACCACACAGTGCATCTGGAGCTTTGGGGCTTGTTTTAGAACCTATGCGCTCTATTGCAGTTGATCCAAATAAGATACCACTAGGAAGTATGCTCTTTTTAAAATCAAAGATAGATGATAAAGATATAAATAGAGTTGTGATGGCTCAAGATGTAGGTGGAGCTATAAAAGGCACGCTTAGAGCTGATATGTTTTTTGGTTCAGGCGAAGATGCAAGGCTTAGTGCTGGGCATCTTATATCGCCTCTATCCTTATGGATACTTCTACCAAAGGAGACTAAATGA
- the recR gene encoding recombination mediator RecR: protein MKHSLDKFNRLVDALEELPTIGKKSATRLAYHMLIKDSFVGMKISHSIEEALGCLKKCTKCGGMTEDELCFICSDERRDASTLCIIENAKDILLFEDNGLFDGRYFVLDSLEELSISNLLKIVEGGVSEIIFALTPSIANDAIMMYIEDKLSSFKINFSKIAQGVPTGVSLENIDILSLTRAIEDRVKV from the coding sequence ATGAAGCACTCTTTAGATAAGTTTAACCGTCTAGTCGATGCTCTTGAAGAGTTACCTACTATTGGTAAAAAATCTGCAACAAGACTGGCTTATCATATGCTTATAAAAGATAGCTTTGTTGGGATGAAAATCTCTCACAGCATAGAAGAAGCACTAGGATGCCTCAAAAAATGCACTAAATGTGGTGGTATGACAGAAGATGAGTTATGTTTTATCTGCTCAGATGAAAGAAGAGATGCAAGCACACTTTGTATTATAGAAAATGCAAAAGATATACTGCTTTTTGAAGATAATGGACTCTTTGATGGCAGATATTTTGTGCTAGATTCACTAGAAGAGCTTAGCATCTCAAACCTCTTAAAGATTGTCGAGGGTGGAGTAAGTGAGATAATCTTCGCCCTTACCCCTTCTATTGCAAATGATGCCATTATGATGTATATAGAAGATAAACTAAGTTCATTTAAGATAAATTTTTCCAAAATTGCTCAAGGTGTACCTACTGGTGTAAGTTTAGAAAACATAGATATATTATCGCTCACTAGAGCCATAGAAGATAGAGTAAAGGTTTAG
- a CDS encoding phospholipase A, with protein MKHILVLIFLVLSAIASKIDSKKGIEVESYDITNISDEVSKKSMQRWLNEDFGLMPHKANYLLPMGYRSGGDYKSYVPTDNYKSTESEIQVSLKLYLGTNFLGFDESYYLAYSHLAFWQTYAESSPFRETNYTPEAFVEFPIKNEDSYFNLKSVKAGIAHTSNGQGSNEGVDYIDPSKNPGNRSRNINLLYTELSFQHETLLAELRLSVPLPGTANDDDNPDIMDYLGYTSIKFNYFLGEHMFTLMARGNVVTGYGAVESTYSYPLIDDAYFYTKIFCGYGESLIDYNNNITKFSIGFSFSR; from the coding sequence ATGAAGCATATTTTAGTTTTAATTTTTTTAGTTTTAAGTGCTATTGCTTCTAAAATAGATAGCAAAAAAGGTATAGAAGTTGAGAGTTATGATATTACAAATATAAGTGATGAAGTCTCAAAAAAAAGCATGCAGAGGTGGCTAAATGAAGATTTTGGATTAATGCCACATAAAGCAAACTATCTCTTGCCAATGGGATATAGAAGCGGTGGTGATTATAAATCTTATGTTCCAACGGATAATTATAAAAGTACAGAGTCAGAAATTCAAGTAAGTCTTAAACTCTACCTTGGAACAAATTTTTTAGGGTTTGATGAGAGTTACTATTTGGCATATTCGCATCTAGCATTTTGGCAAACATATGCAGAGTCGTCTCCATTTAGAGAGACTAACTACACACCTGAGGCTTTTGTAGAGTTTCCTATTAAAAACGAAGACTCATATTTTAACCTTAAGTCTGTAAAAGCAGGTATAGCACACACTTCAAATGGTCAAGGAAGTAATGAGGGTGTTGACTATATTGATCCCAGTAAAAATCCAGGAAATCGCTCAAGAAATATTAATCTTTTATACACAGAACTATCTTTTCAACATGAAACACTTCTTGCAGAGCTAAGGCTATCTGTACCACTCCCAGGGACTGCCAATGATGATGATAATCCAGATATAATGGACTATCTTGGATATACATCTATAAAATTTAACTACTTCTTAGGTGAGCACATGTTTACCCTTATGGCTAGAGGAAATGTTGTAACAGGGTATGGAGCAGTAGAGTCAACATATTCATATCCACTTATAGACGATGCTTACTTTTATACAAAAATATTTTGCGGCTATGGAGAGAGTCTTATAGACTATAACAACAATATAACTAAGTTTTCTATAGGTTTTAGTTTTTCAAGATAA
- a CDS encoding SulP family inorganic anion transporter produces MKIKENIFGGISVAVIALPLALAFGVSSGLGASAGIYGAIILGFFASLFGGTPTQISGPTGPMTVVIAAALVSLNADLGLIVTTILLAGIFQIIFGISKIGKFIQYIPYPVISGFMSGIGIIIIILQINPYLGLKSNSSIIDTLLLLPSNILSINFSAFILSSATLLIMFFIPSKINKILPTPLIALGVLTPLSVYFGLEVDTIGEISLAIPSFIMPSIDFSHYSTILSLAFTLAVLGSMDTLLTSIVADSITGVKHKPNRELIGQGIGNSLCALTGSLPGAGATMRTVLNIKSGATHKISGMIHSITLLLIVLFLAPLASQIPLAILAGILVKVGIDILDYRFISIYKEAPKQDLSVMLVVFFTTVFVDLIAAVGVGIVLASLLIVYRITKESEISLVDVASKDESHKLDLAQKKIRVIKINGAFFFGSSTAFENKAYAILDTKIVIIDILDVPFMDLTAMFTLKNLIAKLEKRGIKIIILAKEHDKAQLLKLNKTHVLDKVEFYASMSEASYYLS; encoded by the coding sequence TTGAAAATTAAAGAAAATATTTTTGGTGGTATTAGTGTTGCTGTTATTGCTTTACCCTTAGCTTTAGCATTTGGAGTATCTAGTGGTTTAGGTGCTAGTGCAGGAATTTATGGTGCCATTATTTTAGGCTTTTTTGCATCTCTTTTTGGTGGAACTCCTACTCAAATTTCAGGTCCAACTGGACCTATGACTGTAGTGATCGCAGCGGCACTAGTTAGTCTAAATGCTGATTTAGGACTTATTGTTACTACTATACTCTTAGCTGGAATATTTCAAATAATCTTTGGCATATCAAAGATTGGTAAATTTATTCAGTACATTCCATATCCTGTTATTTCTGGTTTTATGAGTGGAATTGGTATAATTATTATAATTTTACAAATAAACCCATACTTAGGACTTAAGAGTAACTCTTCCATCATAGATACACTTCTTTTACTTCCATCAAACATTTTAAGCATAAACTTTAGTGCTTTTATACTCTCTAGTGCTACTCTTCTTATTATGTTTTTTATACCTTCAAAGATAAATAAAATCCTACCTACTCCGCTAATCGCCTTAGGAGTTTTGACTCCTCTTAGTGTTTATTTTGGTTTAGAAGTTGATACCATAGGTGAGATTTCACTGGCTATACCATCATTTATTATGCCATCAATAGATTTCTCACACTACAGCACTATCCTTTCTCTAGCATTCACACTCGCAGTTCTTGGCTCTATGGATACACTTCTTACATCCATAGTAGCGGACTCTATAACTGGGGTTAAACACAAGCCAAACAGAGAGCTTATAGGTCAAGGTATAGGAAACTCACTCTGTGCATTAACAGGCTCTCTTCCTGGTGCTGGAGCTACTATGAGGACTGTTTTAAATATAAAAAGTGGAGCCACTCATAAAATCTCTGGGATGATTCACTCCATCACTCTTCTTTTAATAGTTCTTTTTTTAGCACCCTTAGCATCACAAATTCCACTTGCAATACTTGCTGGGATTCTTGTAAAAGTGGGGATTGATATACTTGATTATAGGTTTATTTCCATCTATAAAGAAGCTCCTAAGCAAGATTTGAGCGTTATGCTTGTAGTCTTTTTTACTACAGTTTTTGTAGACTTAATAGCTGCTGTTGGAGTCGGTATAGTCTTAGCGTCACTACTTATAGTCTATAGAATTACAAAAGAGTCGGAGATAAGTTTAGTAGATGTTGCAAGCAAAGATGAGTCCCATAAGTTAGATTTGGCGCAGAAAAAGATAAGAGTTATAAAAATAAATGGTGCTTTTTTCTTTGGCTCAAGTACTGCTTTTGAGAACAAAGCATATGCTATTTTAGACACTAAAATAGTTATCATAGACATTTTAGATGTTCCTTTTATGGACTTAACAGCCATGTTTACACTAAAAAATCTTATAGCAAAACTAGAAAAAAGAGGCATTAAAATTATCATCCTAGCAAAAGAGCATGATAAAGCTCAACTTTTAAAGCTAAACAAAACTCATGTGTTAGATAAAGTAGAGTTTTATGCAAGTATGAGTGAAGCTAGCTATTATTTATCTTGA
- the abc-f gene encoding ribosomal protection-like ABC-F family protein: MALIDLQNISKHYSAQKILTDVNFHIDEGERIVIIGKNGSGKSTLMKIIHGSLMQDAGERIAKSDLEVKMLDQRPNFKEGHSVREAVEDGLSELNNAKKRYNELSLLLADEYENKKLLDEYEKLSSYLDHHNAWNLDDKIERIIQHFDLVQYEDRPVALLSGGEQRRVALASLLLQKPDVLLLDEPTNHLDVYMVEFLEELILREKFTLVFISHDRYFIDNIATKSIEVQDCSLREYSGGYSDYLTQKEEYIRTLEKQHENLLDVLKRENEWFARGVRARLKRNEGRKERLMALREEAKVNPAKIKKMSLELQREAKHFNRDKSINKQKMLFEVKNLSLTLGNKELLKDFTTTILQKDVIAIVGPNGSGKSTLLKALLGRVEPTSGVIKRGEFKVGYFDQHREMLDDDKNLIETFCPNGGDRVSVRGRDMHVYGYLKNFLFPREFLDKKVGTLSGGEKNRIALALLFTKNVDILILDEPTNDLDIPTINILEEQLTNFSGAVIIVSHDRYFVDKIAKKLFIFKDDKRIEESYQQYSEYLELEKELGELDAMQNETTKIKETTVQKEEKPKKLKLTFKEKIALEKLPLEIEELEGLMEEKNKYLADPKCYEEIGITALASELKKLEEAYEQKVEELLTIEEKVEEIESP; the protein is encoded by the coding sequence ATGGCATTAATAGACCTACAAAACATTTCAAAACACTACTCCGCTCAAAAGATTTTAACAGATGTGAATTTTCATATAGATGAGGGAGAACGTATTGTTATCATCGGTAAAAATGGTAGTGGTAAATCTACTCTTATGAAGATTATCCACGGCTCTCTTATGCAAGATGCGGGGGAGAGAATTGCTAAGAGTGATCTTGAAGTCAAGATGCTAGACCAAAGACCAAACTTTAAAGAGGGTCATAGTGTAAGAGAAGCTGTTGAAGATGGGCTTAGTGAACTAAATAATGCTAAAAAGAGATATAATGAACTCTCGCTGCTCTTAGCCGATGAGTATGAGAACAAAAAACTCCTAGATGAGTATGAAAAACTCTCAAGCTATTTAGACCATCACAACGCTTGGAACTTAGATGACAAGATAGAGAGAATTATCCAACACTTTGACCTTGTGCAGTATGAGGACAGACCTGTAGCACTGCTTAGCGGTGGCGAGCAAAGACGAGTCGCCCTAGCCTCACTTCTGCTTCAAAAACCAGATGTTTTACTTCTTGATGAGCCAACTAACCACCTCGATGTTTATATGGTTGAGTTTTTAGAAGAGCTGATTTTAAGAGAAAAATTTACACTTGTTTTTATCTCTCACGATAGATATTTTATAGACAATATTGCAACAAAGAGTATAGAGGTTCAAGATTGCTCACTTAGAGAGTATAGCGGTGGATATAGCGACTACTTGACGCAAAAAGAGGAGTACATAAGAACGCTTGAAAAACAGCATGAGAATCTTCTTGATGTGCTAAAGAGAGAAAATGAGTGGTTTGCTAGAGGTGTTCGGGCAAGACTTAAGAGAAATGAGGGTCGAAAAGAGAGGTTGATGGCTCTAAGAGAGGAAGCAAAAGTAAATCCTGCAAAGATAAAAAAGATGTCACTAGAGCTTCAAAGAGAGGCAAAACACTTTAACCGAGATAAGAGCATCAACAAACAAAAGATGCTCTTTGAGGTTAAAAATCTAAGCTTAACTCTAGGAAATAAAGAGCTACTAAAAGACTTTACAACTACCATACTTCAAAAAGATGTTATAGCCATAGTTGGACCAAACGGAAGTGGCAAATCAACACTTCTAAAAGCACTTTTAGGCAGAGTTGAGCCTACAAGTGGCGTTATAAAAAGAGGCGAATTTAAAGTAGGATACTTTGACCAACATCGTGAGATGCTAGATGACGACAAAAACCTTATAGAGACATTTTGCCCAAATGGTGGAGATAGAGTCAGTGTTAGAGGAAGAGATATGCATGTCTATGGATATCTTAAAAACTTCCTCTTTCCTAGAGAGTTTTTAGACAAAAAGGTAGGAACTCTAAGTGGTGGAGAGAAAAACCGCATAGCATTAGCACTTCTTTTTACTAAAAATGTTGATATTCTCATACTAGATGAGCCAACAAATGACCTAGATATTCCAACTATAAACATCCTAGAAGAGCAACTCACAAACTTTAGCGGTGCTGTTATCATTGTAAGTCATGATAGGTATTTTGTAGACAAGATTGCAAAAAAACTCTTTATCTTTAAAGACGATAAACGCATCGAAGAGTCGTATCAGCAATATAGTGAATATCTCGAGCTTGAAAAAGAGCTTGGCGAGCTAGATGCTATGCAAAATGAGACTACAAAGATAAAAGAGACCACAGTTCAAAAAGAGGAAAAACCAAAAAAACTAAAGCTTACTTTTAAAGAAAAAATAGCCTTAGAAAAACTTCCTCTTGAGATAGAAGAACTTGAAGGGTTGATGGAAGAGAAGAACAAGTACTTAGCCGACCCAAAATGCTATGAAGAGATAGGCATAACAGCCCTCGCATCGGAGCTTAAAAAACTAGAAGAGGCTTATGAGCAAAAAGTTGAAGAGCTGTTAACTATAGAAGAAAAAGTAGAAGAGATAGAATCGCCCTAG